A part of Chitinimonas koreensis genomic DNA contains:
- a CDS encoding cysteine hydrolase family protein produces the protein MQAIPSGRIALLVVDMQVGLYHGPEQPYQGPRVLAKVQQLIARARAAGAPIFAARHIGPEGSPIAAGSPFWQLLPGLGLDPATDTVFDKTRPSCFLGTDLAARLAAAGVGELVVAGMKTQYCIDTTCRVAAELGFRPILPADAHTCMDTPALPAQAIVAHHNATLNGPFARVVETAAVQF, from the coding sequence GTGCAAGCCATTCCATCCGGGCGCATCGCCCTGCTGGTCGTCGACATGCAGGTCGGCCTTTATCATGGCCCCGAGCAGCCATACCAAGGCCCGCGCGTGCTGGCCAAGGTGCAGCAGCTGATCGCCCGTGCCCGCGCCGCCGGCGCGCCGATCTTCGCCGCCCGCCACATCGGCCCGGAAGGCTCGCCGATCGCGGCCGGCAGCCCGTTCTGGCAGTTGCTGCCCGGACTCGGCCTCGACCCGGCGACGGACACGGTATTCGACAAGACGCGGCCGAGCTGCTTCCTCGGCACCGATCTCGCCGCGCGCCTGGCCGCCGCCGGCGTCGGGGAACTGGTGGTGGCCGGCATGAAGACGCAGTACTGCATCGACACGACCTGCCGCGTCGCCGCCGAACTCGGCTTCAGGCCCATCCTGCCGGCCGACGCGCATACCTGCATGGATACGCCGGCGCTGCCGGCCCAGGCCATCGTCGCCCATCACAATGCGACGCTGAACGGGCCGTTCGCGCGGGTGGTGGAAACGGCGGCGGTGCAGTTCTAG
- a CDS encoding VOC family protein, translating to MQIKLASIPVDDQERALRFYTEVLGFEKHTDLPMGPFRWLTVSSPEGVAGVELVLEPIGFEPARVYQQALYEAGIPATAFITHDIAAEYERLLARGVRFRSEPRAMGPITAVLFEDGCGNLINLVQPAG from the coding sequence ATGCAGATCAAGCTGGCCAGCATCCCGGTCGACGATCAGGAACGCGCCCTGCGCTTCTATACCGAGGTGCTGGGCTTCGAAAAACACACCGACCTGCCGATGGGTCCGTTCCGCTGGCTGACCGTCAGCTCGCCCGAAGGCGTGGCCGGCGTCGAGCTGGTGCTGGAACCGATCGGCTTCGAGCCGGCACGCGTCTACCAGCAGGCGCTGTACGAGGCCGGCATCCCGGCCACCGCCTTCATCACCCACGACATCGCCGCCGAATACGAACGCCTGCTCGCCCGCGGCGTGCGCTTCCGCAGCGAGCCGCGCGCCATGGGGCCGATCACCGCCGTGCTGTTCGAAGACGGCTGCGGCAACCTGATCAACCTGGTGCAGCCGGCCGGCTGA
- a CDS encoding VOC family protein, producing MSVKPIPEGYEGGIAYLTVSGADRAIEFYKQAFGAVEVMRMPTPDGKVMHAELKIGAAPIMLSEESPQWGALSPTTIGNSASTMVLYFDDADAVVAKAEQAGATITMPVQNQFWGDRSGSITDPFGHKWMISTHVEDVSAEEMQKRVAAMFAANPDGGCGESQG from the coding sequence ATGAGCGTCAAACCCATTCCCGAAGGCTACGAGGGCGGTATCGCCTATCTCACCGTGTCCGGCGCCGACCGGGCCATCGAGTTCTACAAGCAGGCCTTCGGCGCCGTCGAAGTGATGCGCATGCCGACGCCCGACGGCAAGGTCATGCACGCCGAGCTCAAGATCGGCGCGGCGCCCATCATGCTGAGCGAGGAATCGCCGCAGTGGGGCGCGCTGAGCCCGACCACCATCGGCAACTCGGCCTCCACCATGGTGCTGTACTTCGACGATGCCGACGCCGTGGTGGCGAAGGCCGAGCAGGCCGGCGCCACCATCACCATGCCGGTGCAGAACCAGTTCTGGGGCGATCGCAGCGGCTCGATCACCGATCCGTTCGGCCACAAGTGGATGATCTCGACCCATGTCGAGGACGTCAGCGCCGAGGAGATGCAGAAGCGCGTGGCCGCCATGTTCGCCGCCAACCCGGACGGCGGCTGCGGCGAAAGCCAGGGCTGA
- a CDS encoding SRPBCC family protein — protein MTTPASDTADREIVITRLLKAPPALVWQAWTDPAHIARWWGPTGFSNTISEMEVREGGVWRFVMHGPDGVDYPNRIDYDEVVPGRLLRYRHSDDVETGGMQFDVTVTFADEDGQTRLTMRTLFATAAERTRVVEQYGAIEGGRQTMDRLEAHLAGMV, from the coding sequence ATGACCACCCCCGCCAGCGACACCGCCGACCGTGAAATCGTCATCACCCGCCTGCTGAAGGCCCCGCCGGCGCTGGTCTGGCAGGCCTGGACAGACCCCGCCCACATCGCCCGGTGGTGGGGACCGACCGGCTTCAGCAACACCATCAGCGAGATGGAAGTGCGCGAAGGCGGCGTCTGGCGCTTCGTGATGCACGGGCCGGACGGCGTCGACTACCCGAACCGGATCGACTACGACGAGGTCGTACCCGGCCGGCTGCTGCGCTACCGGCACAGCGACGACGTCGAGACCGGCGGCATGCAGTTCGACGTCACGGTGACGTTCGCCGACGAAGATGGTCAAACCCGCCTCACCATGCGCACGCTGTTCGCCACCGCGGCCGAACGCACGCGGGTGGTCGAGCAGTACGGCGCCATCGAAGGCGGCCGGCAGACCATGGATCGGCTCGAAGCGCATCTGGCCGGCATGGTCTAA
- a CDS encoding ArsR/SmtB family transcription factor, whose translation MPTDPLSATFAALADPTRRAILARLSLGETSVKELAEPFEISLPAVTKHLKVLQRAGLISQGRQAQWRPCKLEATPLREVSDWLAQYRQFWEQRLDRLDDYLRELRARDDRGDDPGRP comes from the coding sequence ATGCCGACCGACCCCCTCAGCGCCACCTTCGCCGCGCTGGCCGATCCGACCCGCCGGGCCATCCTGGCTCGGCTGTCGCTCGGCGAGACCTCGGTGAAGGAACTGGCCGAACCGTTCGAGATCAGCCTGCCCGCCGTCACCAAGCACCTCAAGGTGCTGCAGCGCGCCGGCCTGATCAGCCAGGGCCGGCAGGCCCAGTGGCGGCCATGCAAGCTCGAGGCCACGCCCTTGCGCGAGGTGTCGGACTGGCTGGCGCAATACCGCCAGTTCTGGGAACAGCGGCTGGACCGGCTCGACGACTACCTGCGCGAACTGCGGGCCCGGGACGACCGGGGCGACGATCCCGGCCGGCCCTGA
- a CDS encoding helicase-related protein: MLAAALTDNPAHSSLLPPSMTDTALPNAESTALDDYLAAQRASLVTTDGSYAVSVHGEIVVGKRVVPYHLVPDEGFLGKVAKWRRLDAAERFALLQERWNDAARLKLETQLLRCAETVTATARQFELDPSSALHAFVAKYELARLRCIVALDRIEAAKGTRAASRRADLTHEAVNLSRYPESFHVAQGMKRHFIAVLGPTNSGKTHAAMEHLAKAKSGVYLAPLRLLALENYNRLLDAGVAVSLVTGEQRKLHPDATHVASTVEMLNPNRPIEVAVIDEIQLLDDPDRGAAWTAAVCGVPANTIYLLGALEAREAIEALVGRVGGTLEVRTLQRKSPLELEKQPLGSLKNLKPGDVLIAFSRREVLNWRDQVMAEGYAVSAIYGNLSPEVRQAQAERFIEGETQIVVGTDAIGMGLNTPARRVIFTTANKWDGYAEGTIAAALAKQIAGRAGRYGEHAAGYVAGLDFATHKTIGALLKAKLEQLPDSGFFVAPNLDYLQQISAATGETRLHALLELFTKHINVHDEFFLPANLSEQMEKARWLDTLTLSLEDRFTLSLCPISTKIPLLEHALQDWARARAAKKRAPLLRMDGVMGRNELQYYEDTCKLYSAYAWLGYRMPDTFPDEELAQSLMKSTSETIDRLLTMRNSQQRKGGRGGKDGGGPQRTRRGGSKSGWR; this comes from the coding sequence ATGCTCGCTGCCGCTCTGACGGATAATCCGGCCCATTCTTCCCTGCTGCCGCCTTCGATGACCGACACCGCCCTGCCCAATGCCGAATCCACCGCCCTCGACGACTACCTGGCCGCCCAGCGCGCCAGCCTGGTCACCACCGACGGCAGCTATGCCGTATCGGTGCACGGCGAGATCGTGGTCGGCAAGCGGGTGGTGCCCTACCACCTGGTGCCGGACGAGGGCTTCCTCGGCAAGGTGGCCAAGTGGCGGCGGCTCGATGCGGCCGAGCGCTTCGCGCTGCTGCAGGAACGCTGGAACGATGCCGCCCGGCTCAAGCTCGAGACCCAGCTGCTGCGCTGCGCCGAGACGGTGACGGCCACCGCGCGCCAGTTCGAGCTCGACCCGAGCAGCGCGCTGCATGCCTTCGTCGCCAAGTACGAGCTGGCGCGGCTGCGCTGCATCGTGGCATTGGACCGGATCGAGGCCGCCAAGGGCACGCGCGCCGCCAGCCGCCGCGCCGACCTGACCCACGAGGCGGTCAACCTGTCGCGCTATCCCGAATCGTTCCACGTGGCACAAGGCATGAAGCGCCACTTCATCGCCGTGCTCGGCCCGACCAATTCGGGCAAGACCCACGCGGCGATGGAGCACCTGGCCAAGGCGAAATCGGGCGTCTACCTGGCGCCGCTGCGGCTCCTGGCGCTGGAGAACTACAACCGCCTGCTCGATGCCGGCGTGGCGGTGAGCTTGGTCACCGGCGAGCAGCGCAAGCTGCATCCGGACGCCACCCACGTCGCCAGCACGGTGGAGATGCTGAACCCCAACCGGCCGATCGAGGTGGCGGTGATCGACGAGATCCAGCTGCTCGACGACCCGGACCGCGGCGCGGCCTGGACCGCCGCGGTGTGCGGCGTGCCGGCCAATACCATCTACCTGCTCGGCGCGCTGGAGGCGCGCGAGGCGATCGAGGCGCTGGTCGGCCGGGTCGGCGGCACGCTCGAGGTGCGCACGCTGCAGCGCAAGTCGCCGCTGGAGCTGGAGAAGCAGCCGCTCGGCTCGCTGAAGAACCTCAAGCCCGGCGACGTGCTGATCGCCTTTTCGCGCCGCGAGGTGCTGAACTGGCGCGACCAGGTGATGGCCGAGGGCTACGCGGTGTCGGCCATCTACGGCAACCTGTCGCCCGAGGTGCGGCAGGCGCAGGCCGAGCGCTTCATCGAAGGCGAGACCCAGATCGTGGTCGGCACCGACGCGATCGGCATGGGCCTGAACACGCCGGCGCGGCGGGTGATCTTCACCACCGCCAACAAGTGGGACGGCTATGCCGAGGGCACCATCGCCGCCGCGCTGGCCAAGCAGATCGCCGGCCGCGCCGGCCGCTACGGCGAGCATGCCGCCGGCTACGTGGCCGGGCTCGACTTCGCCACCCACAAGACCATCGGCGCGCTGCTCAAGGCCAAGCTCGAGCAACTGCCCGACAGCGGCTTCTTCGTCGCACCCAACCTCGACTACCTGCAGCAGATCTCGGCCGCCACCGGCGAGACCCGGCTGCATGCGCTGCTCGAGCTGTTCACCAAGCACATCAACGTGCACGACGAATTCTTCCTGCCGGCCAACCTCAGCGAGCAGATGGAGAAGGCGCGCTGGCTCGACACCCTGACGCTGTCGCTGGAGGACCGCTTCACGCTGAGCCTGTGCCCGATCTCGACCAAGATCCCGCTGCTGGAACACGCGCTGCAGGACTGGGCGCGGGCCCGCGCCGCCAAGAAGCGCGCGCCGCTGCTGCGCATGGACGGCGTGATGGGCCGCAACGAGCTGCAGTACTACGAAGACACCTGCAAGCTCTACTCGGCCTACGCCTGGCTCGGCTACCGCATGCCGGACACCTTCCCCGACGAGGAGCTGGCGCAGTCGCTGATGAAGTCGACCTCGGAAACGATCGACCGGCTGCTGACCATGCGCAACAGCCAGCAGCGCAAGGGCGGCCGCGGCGGCAAGGACGGCGGCGGGCCGCAGCGGACCCGGCGCGGCGGCAGCAAGTCCGGCTGGCGCTAG
- a CDS encoding LysR family transcriptional regulator — protein MDRLRAFEVFVAVVARGSFSRAADALDTSPANVTRYVNELEAHLGTRLLNRSSRRLSLTESGEALYERGKALLDDFAEIETLVSASALRPRGKLRINAPLSFGVLQLAPLWPAFMQRHPEVELEIALIDRVVDIVEEGYDLAIRISRAGSSANPARKLATSRNVVCAAPDYLARRGMPATPAQLREHDCIGYSYSSSGDEWQLVDQAGQRHPTKVKCRMHCNNGDTARAAALAGLGIIWQPTFLIGEDLRAGRLVPVLPGYGLPDIDVLAVYPSRRHLSAKVRAMIDFLAEAFGGVAPWDR, from the coding sequence ATGGACCGCCTGCGCGCCTTCGAAGTCTTCGTCGCCGTGGTCGCCCGCGGCAGCTTCAGCCGGGCCGCCGACGCGCTGGACACCTCGCCGGCCAATGTGACGCGCTATGTGAACGAGCTGGAGGCGCACCTAGGCACCCGCCTGCTCAACCGCAGCTCGCGCCGGCTGTCGCTGACCGAGAGCGGCGAGGCGCTGTACGAACGCGGCAAGGCATTGCTCGACGATTTCGCCGAGATCGAGACGCTGGTCTCGGCCAGCGCGCTGCGGCCGCGCGGCAAGCTGCGCATCAACGCGCCGCTGAGTTTCGGCGTGCTGCAGCTGGCGCCGCTGTGGCCGGCCTTCATGCAGCGCCATCCCGAGGTCGAACTGGAGATCGCGCTGATCGACCGGGTGGTCGACATCGTCGAGGAGGGCTACGACCTGGCGATCCGCATCTCGCGCGCCGGCTCCAGCGCCAACCCGGCACGCAAGCTGGCCACCTCGCGCAACGTGGTCTGCGCGGCGCCGGACTACCTGGCGCGGCGCGGCATGCCGGCCACGCCGGCGCAATTGCGCGAGCACGACTGCATCGGCTACAGCTATTCAAGCAGCGGCGACGAATGGCAGCTGGTCGACCAGGCCGGCCAGCGCCATCCGACCAAGGTGAAGTGCCGCATGCACTGCAACAACGGCGACACCGCGCGCGCGGCCGCGCTGGCCGGGCTCGGCATCATCTGGCAGCCGACCTTCCTGATCGGCGAGGACCTGCGCGCCGGCCGGCTGGTGCCGGTGCTGCCGGGCTACGGCCTGCCCGACATCGACGTGCTGGCGGTCTATCCGAGCCGGCGCCACCTGAGCGCCAAGGTGAGGGCGATGATCGACTTCCTGGCGGAAGCGTTCGGCGGCGTCGCGCCGTGGGATCGGTAG
- a CDS encoding SDR family oxidoreductase produces the protein MKRLEGKRTLITGGTSGIGLETARQFLAEGARVAVTGSNPATLEQARQVLGPDALVLRVDAGDVAGQRQLAHTLGEAFGQLDAVFVNAGMADFRPLEQFDEAGFDRTIAVNVKGPYFLLQALLPILAKPASVVLNTSINAHLGMPNSSVYALSKAALISLARTLSGELIGRGIRVNAVSPGPVSTPLYGKLGLPPAELERTAAAILAQVPAGRFGEPSEIAKAVVFLASDESAFTVGSELVIDGGMSTL, from the coding sequence ATGAAACGTCTCGAAGGCAAGCGCACCCTGATCACCGGCGGCACCAGCGGCATCGGTCTCGAAACCGCCCGCCAGTTCCTGGCCGAAGGCGCCCGCGTGGCCGTGACCGGCAGCAACCCGGCCACGCTCGAACAGGCGCGCCAGGTCCTCGGGCCGGACGCGCTGGTATTGCGCGTCGACGCCGGCGACGTGGCCGGCCAGCGGCAGCTGGCGCACACGCTGGGCGAGGCCTTCGGCCAGCTCGACGCGGTATTCGTCAACGCCGGCATGGCCGACTTCCGGCCGCTCGAGCAGTTCGACGAAGCCGGCTTCGACCGCACCATCGCGGTCAACGTCAAAGGCCCCTACTTCCTGCTGCAGGCGCTGCTGCCGATCCTGGCCAAGCCGGCCTCGGTGGTGTTGAACACCTCGATCAACGCCCATCTCGGCATGCCCAACTCGAGCGTCTACGCGCTGAGCAAGGCCGCGCTGATCTCGCTGGCGCGCACGCTGTCGGGCGAACTGATCGGCCGCGGCATCCGCGTCAACGCGGTCAGCCCCGGCCCGGTCAGCACGCCGCTGTACGGCAAGCTGGGCCTGCCGCCGGCCGAGCTGGAAAGGACCGCCGCCGCCATCCTGGCCCAGGTGCCGGCCGGCCGCTTCGGCGAGCCGTCGGAGATCGCCAAGGCCGTCGTCTTCCTGGCTTCGGACGAATCGGCCTTCACGGTGGGCAGCGAGCTGGTGATCGACGGCGGGATGAGCACGCTGTAG
- a CDS encoding carboxypeptidase M32 — translation MSNTPAYQALTQTYARLHRYEHLGSLASWDNSVMMPPKGNEARAAALAELDVLMHGIKTDPAIKARLDAAEQEDLGEFERANLREMRRRWASANLLPAELVEAKTHAVARCEHAWRSQRPANDWAGFLPNLREVLRLAREEGRFLAEASGKSPYDALMDNYEPGMSSAEIERIFGDVKSWLPGLIRQVRERQAGETVIRPVGPFPVECQRELGLAVMQLLKFDFDGGRLDVSAHPFCGGSPEDVRITTRYRDDDFVQSLMGIVHETGHARYEQGLPRDWLGQPVGVARSMGIHESQSLSFEMQLGCSPAFLSLIAPLVRRHLGDQPAFTADNLGRLLTRVEPGYIRVEADELCYPLHVILRFEIERALVDGEIEADDIPALWDEKMRDYLGLDTRGNYRDGCMQDVHWGHGLVGYFPSYTLGAMYAAQYFATIRRGVPDLDARIAAGDLAPVFDWLDAHIWSQASRHGTDELVRRATGEALNPAHFRAHLEARYLS, via the coding sequence ATGTCGAATACGCCCGCCTACCAGGCCCTGACCCAGACCTATGCCCGCCTGCACCGCTACGAGCACCTCGGCTCGCTGGCGAGCTGGGACAACAGCGTGATGATGCCGCCCAAGGGCAACGAGGCGCGCGCCGCCGCGCTGGCCGAGCTCGACGTGCTGATGCACGGCATCAAGACCGATCCGGCGATCAAGGCCCGGCTCGACGCGGCGGAACAGGAAGACCTCGGCGAGTTCGAGCGCGCCAACCTGCGCGAGATGCGCCGCCGCTGGGCCAGCGCCAACCTGCTGCCGGCCGAGCTGGTCGAGGCCAAGACCCACGCGGTCGCGCGCTGCGAGCACGCCTGGCGCAGCCAGCGGCCGGCCAACGACTGGGCCGGCTTCCTGCCCAATCTGCGCGAAGTGCTGCGGCTGGCGCGCGAGGAAGGCCGGTTCCTCGCCGAAGCCAGCGGCAAGTCGCCCTACGACGCCTTGATGGACAACTACGAGCCCGGCATGAGCAGCGCCGAGATCGAACGGATCTTCGGCGACGTGAAGAGCTGGCTGCCCGGCCTGATCCGCCAGGTGCGCGAGCGCCAGGCCGGCGAGACGGTGATCCGGCCGGTCGGTCCCTTCCCGGTCGAGTGCCAGCGCGAGCTGGGCCTCGCCGTCATGCAGCTGCTGAAGTTCGATTTCGACGGCGGCCGGCTCGACGTCAGCGCCCATCCGTTCTGCGGCGGTTCGCCCGAGGACGTGCGCATCACCACCCGCTATCGCGACGACGATTTCGTGCAGAGCCTGATGGGCATCGTCCACGAGACCGGCCACGCGCGCTACGAGCAGGGCCTGCCGCGCGACTGGCTGGGCCAGCCGGTCGGCGTCGCCCGCTCGATGGGCATCCACGAGAGCCAGAGCCTGTCGTTCGAGATGCAGCTCGGCTGCAGCCCGGCCTTCCTGTCGCTGATCGCGCCGCTGGTGCGCCGGCACCTGGGCGACCAGCCGGCCTTCACCGCCGACAATCTCGGCCGCCTGCTGACGCGGGTCGAGCCCGGCTACATCCGGGTCGAGGCCGACGAGCTGTGCTATCCGCTGCACGTGATCCTGCGCTTCGAGATCGAACGCGCGCTGGTCGACGGCGAGATCGAGGCCGACGACATCCCGGCGCTGTGGGACGAGAAGATGCGCGACTACCTCGGCCTCGACACCCGCGGCAACTACCGCGACGGCTGCATGCAGGACGTGCACTGGGGCCACGGCCTGGTCGGCTACTTCCCGAGCTACACGCTCGGCGCGATGTACGCCGCCCAGTACTTCGCCACCATCCGCCGCGGCGTGCCCGACCTCGACGCCCGCATCGCCGCCGGCGACCTCGCCCCGGTGTTCGACTGGCTCGATGCCCACATCTGGTCGCAGGCCAGCCGCCACGGCACCGACGAACTGGTCCGCCGCGCCACCGGCGAGGCGCTGAATCCCGCCCACTTCCGCGCCCACCTGGAAGCGCGCTACCTGAGCTGA
- the arfB gene encoding alternative ribosome rescue aminoacyl-tRNA hydrolase ArfB: MSLPAPSVLVVESEVEFVPIRAQGPGGQNVNKVSCAVHLYFDVRASSLPEPCKAALLAARDQRVSRDGVVVIKAQAYRSAALNRQDALERLQEMVDEAARIEKPRKASKPTYGSKQRRLAGKALRGKVKQLRGKVDE, from the coding sequence ATGTCCCTGCCCGCCCCTTCCGTACTCGTCGTCGAAAGCGAAGTCGAGTTCGTCCCGATCCGCGCCCAGGGTCCGGGCGGGCAGAACGTCAACAAGGTGTCCTGCGCGGTCCACCTGTATTTCGACGTGCGCGCCTCCTCGCTGCCCGAGCCGTGCAAGGCGGCGCTGCTGGCTGCGCGCGACCAGCGCGTCAGCCGGGACGGGGTGGTGGTGATCAAGGCGCAGGCCTACCGCAGCGCGGCGCTCAACCGGCAGGATGCGCTGGAGCGGCTGCAGGAGATGGTCGACGAGGCCGCGCGCATCGAAAAGCCGCGCAAGGCCAGCAAGCCGACCTACGGCTCGAAGCAGCGGCGGCTGGCCGGCAAGGCGCTGCGCGGGAAGGTGAAGCAGTTGCGCGGCAAGGTGGACGAGTAG
- the prfA gene encoding peptide chain release factor 1: MKPSIANKLANLADRLEEVGHLLASEEATRDMDAFRKLSREHAELTPVVELFRTYQQTEADLATAREMLDDPDMKELAEAELLEGAARIEALETELQKALLPRDPNDERNIFLEIRAGTGGDESALFAGDLLRMYTRFAERNRWQVEIVSANESDLGGYKEVIVRLVGLGAYSKLKFESGGHRVQRVPATESQGRIHTSACTVAVMPEADELEEVNINPADIRIDTFRASGAGGQHINKTDSAVRITHFPTGLVVECQDGRSQHQNKAQAMQVLAARIKDRQEREAHAKEAAMRKSLVGSGDRSERIRTYNFPQGRITDHRINLTLYKLDYVMDGDLFELTDALIAEHQAELLAAMAEQQ; encoded by the coding sequence ATGAAACCCAGCATCGCCAACAAACTCGCCAACCTCGCCGACCGGCTCGAGGAAGTCGGCCACCTCTTGGCCAGCGAGGAGGCCACGCGCGACATGGACGCGTTCCGCAAGCTGAGCCGCGAGCATGCCGAGCTGACGCCGGTGGTCGAGCTGTTCCGCACCTATCAGCAGACCGAGGCCGACCTCGCCACCGCGCGCGAGATGCTGGACGACCCGGACATGAAGGAACTGGCCGAGGCCGAGCTGCTCGAGGGCGCCGCCCGCATCGAGGCGCTCGAGACCGAATTGCAGAAGGCGCTGCTGCCGCGCGACCCCAACGACGAGCGCAACATCTTCCTGGAAATCCGCGCCGGCACCGGCGGCGACGAATCGGCGCTGTTCGCCGGCGACCTCTTGCGCATGTATACGCGCTTCGCCGAGCGCAACCGCTGGCAGGTCGAAATCGTCTCGGCCAACGAGAGCGACCTCGGCGGCTACAAGGAAGTGATCGTGCGGCTGGTCGGCCTGGGCGCCTATTCCAAGCTCAAGTTCGAGAGCGGCGGCCACCGCGTGCAGCGCGTGCCGGCCACCGAATCGCAGGGCCGCATCCATACCAGCGCCTGCACCGTGGCGGTGATGCCCGAGGCCGACGAGCTGGAAGAGGTGAACATCAACCCGGCCGACATCCGCATCGACACCTTCCGCGCCAGCGGCGCCGGCGGCCAGCACATCAACAAGACCGATTCGGCGGTGCGCATCACCCACTTCCCGACCGGCCTGGTGGTCGAGTGCCAGGACGGCCGCAGCCAGCACCAGAACAAGGCCCAGGCGATGCAGGTGCTGGCCGCCCGCATCAAGGACCGGCAGGAGCGCGAGGCGCACGCCAAGGAGGCGGCGATGCGCAAGAGCCTGGTCGGCTCGGGCGACCGCAGCGAGCGCATCCGCACCTACAACTTCCCGCAAGGCCGGATCACCGACCACCGCATCAACCTGACGCTGTACAAGCTCGACTACGTGATGGACGGCGACCTGTTCGAGCTGACCGATGCGCTGATCGCCGAGCACCAGGCCGAGCTGCTGGCGGCGATGGCGGAGCAGCAATAA
- a CDS encoding GNAT family N-acetyltransferase, translating to MQHEPLRWQRDGYAIDTDPARLDLATAHAFIAATYWARGIPFDTFRRSVEGALCFGVYHGEALVGFARVISDGATIAYLGDVYIDPPHRGHGLSKWLMDCIVGHPGLQGLRRWILLTGDAHGLYRQYGFTDIAAPELWMERANLNVYKQPT from the coding sequence ATGCAGCACGAACCGCTGCGCTGGCAGCGGGACGGGTACGCGATCGACACCGATCCGGCCCGCCTCGACCTGGCCACCGCCCACGCCTTCATCGCCGCCACCTACTGGGCGCGCGGCATCCCGTTCGACACCTTCCGCCGCTCGGTCGAGGGCGCGCTATGCTTCGGCGTCTACCACGGCGAGGCGCTGGTCGGCTTCGCCCGGGTGATCAGCGACGGCGCCACCATCGCCTACCTGGGCGACGTCTACATCGACCCGCCGCACCGCGGCCATGGCCTGTCCAAGTGGCTGATGGACTGCATCGTCGGCCACCCCGGCCTGCAGGGCCTGCGCCGCTGGATCCTGCTGACCGGCGACGCGCACGGGCTCTACCGCCAATACGGCTTCACCGATATCGCCGCCCCCGAGTTATGGATGGAACGCGCGAATCTCAACGTCTACAAGCAGCCGACATGA